One Mycolicibacterium goodii genomic region harbors:
- a CDS encoding GntR family transcriptional regulator, protein MEETSGGPVAEDVRRRILSMLAQGMLRPGSRLGTEREMADTFAVSRSTLRSALLPLSQAGVLERRTGRNGGTFVRADVVQRNAAELAGLPARLHSGGHTSTSRVLGTDRRPATTIEAEALEVPDGADIFTIRRLRFADGVPLSVDLACFVAERMNDLLEQPLGGSLYELLQVRYGLVPATTTETIEVVSASPREAQWLDIAHRKPLLAITRVTRDDSGRPFEYAYDLFRADRVRLTATSHGTVGAVERSVSSTA, encoded by the coding sequence ATGGAGGAGACGTCCGGCGGTCCGGTGGCCGAAGACGTACGCCGCCGAATTCTGTCCATGCTGGCCCAGGGCATGCTGCGCCCGGGTTCGCGGCTGGGCACCGAACGCGAGATGGCGGACACCTTCGCGGTGTCGCGGTCGACGTTGCGCAGCGCCCTGCTGCCGTTGAGCCAGGCCGGTGTGCTGGAGCGTCGCACCGGCCGCAACGGTGGCACGTTCGTCCGCGCCGACGTCGTGCAGCGCAACGCGGCCGAGTTGGCCGGTCTGCCCGCCCGCCTGCACAGCGGCGGGCACACCAGTACCAGCCGCGTGCTGGGCACAGACCGCAGGCCGGCGACCACCATCGAGGCCGAGGCACTCGAAGTACCGGACGGCGCAGACATCTTCACCATCCGGCGCTTACGGTTCGCCGACGGTGTGCCCCTGTCGGTGGATCTCGCGTGCTTCGTCGCCGAGCGTATGAACGATCTGCTCGAACAACCGCTCGGCGGCTCGCTCTACGAGCTGCTGCAAGTGCGTTACGGGCTGGTGCCCGCCACCACGACCGAGACGATCGAGGTGGTGAGCGCCAGCCCCCGCGAGGCCCAGTGGCTGGACATCGCGCACCGCAAACCGCTGTTGGCCATCACACGGGTGACCCGCGACGATTCGGGCAGGCCGTTCGAATACGCCTACGATCTCTTCCGCGCCGACCGCGTGCGTCTCACCGCGACCAGCCACGGCACCGTCGGCGCGGTCGAACGGTCGGTCAGCAGCACGGCCTGA
- a CDS encoding MBL fold metallo-hydrolase, with protein MAVALTKITERVHFAQTDLVNWTLVTGDDGVMLIDAGYPGQRDDVLGSVRQLGFGPDDIKAILLTHAHIDHFGTAIWLAKTHGTHVYCHADEVGHARREYLEQASPAAVIRQAWRPSWLKWALAISRSGAFDHSGIASAQAFTTDVAATLPGNPTAIPTPGHTGGHCSYLVDGVLVSGDALVTGHPTSPRRGPQLLHPVFNHDEQACLRSLGALALQDTEVLLPGHGDVWRGPIRELADQAAPSARST; from the coding sequence ATGGCAGTGGCCCTTACCAAGATCACCGAGCGCGTGCATTTCGCCCAAACCGACCTCGTCAATTGGACGTTGGTGACCGGTGATGACGGCGTGATGCTGATCGACGCCGGCTACCCGGGGCAACGCGACGATGTGCTCGGTTCGGTGCGGCAGTTGGGTTTCGGGCCGGACGACATCAAGGCGATTCTGTTGACCCACGCCCACATCGACCATTTCGGTACGGCGATCTGGCTTGCGAAAACCCATGGGACCCACGTGTATTGCCATGCCGATGAGGTCGGTCATGCGCGGCGCGAGTATCTCGAGCAGGCGTCGCCGGCAGCGGTGATCCGTCAGGCGTGGCGGCCGAGCTGGCTGAAGTGGGCGCTGGCGATCTCGCGTAGCGGCGCGTTCGACCATTCCGGTATCGCCTCGGCGCAGGCGTTCACCACCGACGTCGCAGCGACGCTGCCGGGGAATCCCACTGCGATTCCCACCCCGGGGCACACCGGCGGGCACTGCTCGTATCTGGTCGACGGTGTTTTGGTGTCGGGTGACGCTCTCGTGACCGGCCATCCGACCTCGCCGCGGCGCGGCCCCCAGTTGCTGCATCCGGTGTTCAATCACGACGAGCAGGCCTGCCTGCGCAGCCTCGGCGCGCTTGCGCTGCAGGACACCGAGGTGCTGCTTCCCGGTCACGGGGACGTGTGGCGCGGCCCGATCCGCGAGCTCGCCGATCAGGCCGCACCCTCCGCGCGCAGCACCTAG
- a CDS encoding phosphotransferase enzyme family protein: protein MPGLPADHELFARAALGAYRRDLDTPLRLLSLSENATYLAGDPDGDAEPIVLRVHRPDYHSVAGITSELSWMAALRRETNVSTPELVPASDGDQVVAATVGDRTLYVDAVSFVSGCTAEEAPDVVGFAELGELTAIMHDHAQSWTAPASFTRFSWDLDAILGPEARWGNWRDAPALTEDDKASISRAVAEITRRITEFGASPDRYGLIHADLRLSNLMVDPASPGTGITVIDFDDCGWGWHLADLAAVVSWLEESPEAGGIIAEWLRGYRAVRALPDEHLALIPTFVLLRRVQLTAWIASHADADAAISVGADYARGTARLAQRYLDDQSWLQEAIFASPLTPTA from the coding sequence ATGCCGGGACTTCCTGCTGACCATGAACTGTTCGCGCGCGCCGCCCTCGGCGCCTATCGGCGCGACCTCGACACTCCGTTGCGTCTGCTCAGCCTGTCGGAGAACGCGACGTATCTGGCCGGCGATCCGGACGGTGACGCCGAACCGATCGTGCTGCGCGTCCACCGCCCGGACTACCACTCCGTGGCGGGTATCACCTCGGAGCTGTCGTGGATGGCCGCATTACGACGCGAAACCAATGTCAGTACACCGGAACTCGTACCGGCCAGTGACGGTGACCAGGTGGTCGCGGCCACCGTTGGCGACCGCACGCTGTACGTCGACGCCGTGAGCTTCGTGTCCGGGTGCACGGCCGAGGAGGCCCCGGATGTCGTGGGTTTCGCCGAACTCGGTGAGCTGACGGCGATCATGCACGACCACGCCCAGAGCTGGACGGCGCCGGCATCGTTCACGCGGTTCAGCTGGGATCTCGACGCGATCCTGGGCCCCGAGGCGCGCTGGGGAAACTGGCGTGACGCACCCGCACTCACCGAGGACGACAAGGCCTCGATCAGCCGCGCCGTCGCCGAGATCACCAGACGGATCACCGAATTCGGCGCGTCGCCGGACCGCTACGGGCTCATCCACGCTGACCTGCGGCTGTCGAACCTCATGGTCGATCCCGCGTCGCCGGGCACCGGTATCACCGTGATCGACTTCGATGACTGCGGCTGGGGCTGGCACCTGGCCGATCTCGCCGCCGTGGTGTCGTGGCTGGAGGAATCCCCGGAGGCCGGCGGCATCATCGCCGAGTGGCTGCGCGGATACCGGGCGGTGCGAGCCCTCCCCGACGAGCACCTGGCGTTGATCCCGACGTTCGTCCTGCTGCGCCGCGTGCAGTTGACGGCGTGGATCGCCTCACACGCCGATGCCGACGCCGCGATCTCCGTCGGCGCCGACTACGCGCGCGGCACCGCACGTCTCGCGCAGCGCTACCTCGACGACCAAAGTTGGCTACAAGAGGCCATCTTCGCTTCACCCCTCACCCCGACAGCATGA
- the fabG gene encoding 3-oxoacyl-ACP reductase FabG, translated as MFDLQGRSVVVTGGTKGIGRGIATVFARAGANVAVAGRSTADIDTCVADLEQLGSGKVIGVQTDVSDRDQCEALASRTVEAFGGIDVVCANAGVFPDAPLATMTPEQLTGIFAVNVNGTFYAVQACLDALIASGSGRVVLTSSITGPITGYPGWSHYGATKAAQLGFMRTAAIELAPHKITVNAILPGNIMTEGLLDNGEEYIASMARSIPAGALGTPEDIGHLAAFLATKEAGYITGQAIAVDGGQVLPESLDAIAT; from the coding sequence ATGTTCGACCTGCAGGGCCGCTCCGTGGTGGTCACCGGCGGAACCAAAGGCATCGGCCGCGGTATCGCCACGGTCTTCGCTCGGGCGGGCGCCAACGTGGCGGTGGCCGGACGCTCCACCGCCGACATCGACACGTGTGTGGCCGATCTCGAGCAGTTGGGTTCCGGCAAGGTCATCGGTGTGCAGACCGACGTCAGCGACCGCGACCAGTGCGAAGCCCTCGCATCACGTACGGTCGAGGCGTTCGGCGGCATCGACGTGGTGTGCGCCAACGCCGGGGTCTTTCCCGACGCGCCGTTGGCGACCATGACGCCCGAGCAGCTCACCGGGATCTTCGCCGTGAATGTCAACGGCACGTTCTACGCGGTCCAGGCCTGTCTGGATGCGCTCATCGCATCGGGCAGCGGCCGCGTGGTGCTGACGTCGTCGATCACCGGCCCCATCACCGGCTACCCGGGCTGGTCACACTACGGCGCCACCAAGGCCGCGCAGCTGGGCTTCATGCGCACGGCAGCAATCGAATTGGCGCCCCACAAGATCACTGTCAACGCAATCCTGCCCGGCAACATCATGACCGAGGGATTGCTCGACAACGGCGAGGAGTACATCGCCAGCATGGCACGCTCCATCCCGGCAGGCGCGCTGGGCACCCCGGAGGACATCGGCCACCTCGCAGCCTTCCTGGCCACCAAGGAGGCCGGTTACATCACCGGCCAGGCCATCGCCGTCGACGGTGGACAGGTGCTGCCCGAGTCCCTGGACGCGATCGCGACGTAG
- a CDS encoding APC family permease — MSEIIDPSAPGKASTSSEAIQRLKPNAVGLVGVMFMAVATAAPITAMVGNVPIAVGFGNGAYAPAGYFVATIVLTLFAIGYAAMSKHITATGAFYGYISHGLGRVVGLGAGFLTALAYMVFEASLIGIFAFFGNDLFKSFFDVDVPWIVFAVVMLAVNAVLTYFDINLAAKVLGVFLVTEIVMLALMALSVVFTGGGPQGWSLGSLNPLNGFQSLSGEVAGTDGSMIAVAGSAGVGLFFAFWSWVGFESSAMYGEESRNPKKIIPIAVVSSVIGIGAFYVIVSWLAIVGTGPQNAIALAQDSETAGNIFFNPVHEHLGVWAVDLFKILLMTGSFACGMAFHNCAARYLYAIGRENVVPGMRRTIGATHPVHGSPHIAGFVQTGFATLVVLFFDLTGRDPYTELYGLMALLGTTAIMIVQALAAFSVISYFHVHKRHPETAHWFKTFLAPLLGGVGMLYVIYLLAKNASFAAGDAATDWIFGAIPYVVGIVGIGGVLLALFLKAKDPNRYADLGRTVLEESHER, encoded by the coding sequence ATGAGTGAGATCATCGACCCCTCGGCGCCTGGAAAGGCGTCGACGTCTTCAGAAGCCATCCAGCGCCTCAAGCCCAACGCGGTGGGCCTGGTCGGCGTCATGTTCATGGCGGTCGCAACCGCCGCACCCATCACGGCCATGGTCGGCAACGTCCCGATCGCGGTGGGCTTCGGCAACGGTGCGTACGCGCCCGCCGGGTACTTCGTCGCCACGATCGTCCTGACGTTGTTCGCCATCGGCTATGCCGCGATGAGCAAGCACATCACCGCGACCGGCGCGTTCTACGGCTACATCAGCCACGGGCTGGGCCGCGTTGTCGGCCTGGGTGCGGGATTCCTGACGGCGTTGGCCTACATGGTCTTCGAAGCCTCGTTGATCGGTATCTTCGCGTTCTTCGGCAACGATCTGTTCAAGTCCTTTTTCGACGTCGACGTGCCGTGGATCGTGTTCGCGGTCGTCATGCTCGCGGTCAACGCGGTGCTGACCTACTTCGACATCAACCTTGCCGCGAAGGTGCTCGGGGTGTTCCTCGTCACCGAGATCGTGATGCTCGCGTTGATGGCGCTGTCGGTGGTGTTCACCGGTGGCGGCCCGCAGGGCTGGTCGCTCGGATCGCTCAACCCGCTCAACGGTTTTCAGAGTCTCTCCGGTGAGGTGGCGGGCACTGACGGAAGCATGATCGCCGTCGCCGGCTCCGCGGGCGTCGGCCTGTTCTTCGCGTTCTGGTCGTGGGTCGGGTTCGAATCGAGCGCCATGTACGGCGAGGAGTCGCGCAACCCCAAGAAGATCATCCCGATCGCGGTGGTCAGCTCGGTGATCGGCATCGGCGCCTTCTATGTGATCGTGTCATGGCTGGCCATCGTCGGCACCGGTCCGCAGAATGCCATTGCGCTGGCACAGGATTCGGAGACCGCGGGCAACATCTTCTTCAACCCGGTGCACGAGCACCTCGGGGTGTGGGCCGTCGACCTGTTCAAGATCCTGCTGATGACGGGGTCGTTCGCGTGCGGTATGGCGTTCCACAACTGCGCCGCGCGGTACCTGTACGCGATCGGCCGCGAGAACGTCGTCCCCGGTATGCGCAGGACCATCGGCGCCACGCACCCGGTGCACGGCTCGCCGCACATCGCCGGGTTCGTCCAGACCGGCTTCGCGACCCTGGTGGTGCTGTTCTTCGACCTCACCGGACGAGATCCGTACACCGAGCTGTACGGCCTGATGGCGCTGCTGGGTACCACCGCGATCATGATCGTGCAGGCACTGGCGGCGTTCTCGGTGATCTCCTACTTCCACGTGCACAAGCGGCACCCCGAGACCGCACACTGGTTCAAGACGTTTCTCGCCCCACTGCTGGGCGGCGTCGGCATGCTCTACGTCATCTACCTGCTGGCCAAGAACGCGTCGTTCGCGGCCGGTGACGCGGCCACCGACTGGATCTTCGGTGCGATCCCGTATGTTGTTGGCATCGTCGGTATCGGCGGAGTACTGCTTGCGCTGTTCTTGAAGGCCAAGGACCCCAACCGCTATGCCGATCTCGGCCGGACCGTGTTGGAAGAATCACACGAGCGCTGA
- a CDS encoding LLM class flavin-dependent oxidoreductase, giving the protein MNVPLSILDLAPISAGSDAATALRNTVDLAQHAERWGYKRFWVAEHHFAAVASSAPAVLVGQIAAATERIRVGTAAVQLGHTTAVAVVESFGMLEAFHPGRIDLGVGRSGQRRVEALRDKRKPPEPPREWHEIDGVVIPAPFDMRAMLSDPRMQTRMAALQQPHAVAPDFADQLDDILAMLQDRYDVGTAVPGAGSGLTPWIFGSSKGQSAGVAAARGLPFVASYHITPATALEAIELYRNEFTPSEYLAEPYVVVSADIVVADDEPTAQRWAAGYAHWVYSIRAGGGAIPYPDPEDLPPLTADQIGIVRDRVATQFVGDPDQVVKRLEALRRVTNADELVITSVTHRHEDRLRSHELIAQRWGL; this is encoded by the coding sequence ATGAACGTTCCGTTGTCGATATTGGATCTCGCGCCGATCAGCGCCGGTAGCGACGCCGCGACGGCGCTGCGCAACACCGTCGACCTCGCACAACACGCCGAGCGGTGGGGGTACAAGCGGTTCTGGGTCGCCGAACACCACTTCGCCGCCGTCGCGAGTTCGGCACCCGCGGTGCTGGTGGGGCAGATCGCGGCGGCCACCGAGCGGATCCGGGTCGGCACCGCCGCCGTGCAGCTCGGGCACACCACTGCCGTGGCGGTGGTGGAGAGTTTCGGGATGCTGGAGGCCTTTCACCCCGGACGCATCGACCTGGGCGTCGGTCGATCGGGCCAGCGACGCGTCGAGGCGTTGCGAGACAAACGCAAGCCACCCGAACCGCCCCGGGAATGGCACGAGATCGACGGTGTGGTCATCCCCGCGCCGTTCGACATGCGGGCGATGCTGAGTGACCCGCGGATGCAGACGCGGATGGCGGCGTTGCAACAGCCGCACGCCGTCGCGCCCGACTTCGCCGATCAGCTCGACGACATCCTCGCGATGCTGCAGGACCGCTATGACGTCGGCACCGCCGTACCGGGTGCGGGCAGCGGTCTGACGCCGTGGATCTTCGGCAGTAGCAAGGGCCAGAGCGCAGGCGTCGCCGCGGCCCGCGGGTTGCCGTTCGTTGCCAGCTACCACATCACGCCGGCGACCGCGCTGGAGGCAATCGAGTTGTACCGCAACGAGTTCACGCCGTCCGAATATCTTGCCGAACCGTATGTCGTGGTGTCTGCCGACATCGTCGTCGCCGACGACGAACCCACGGCGCAGCGGTGGGCGGCCGGATACGCGCACTGGGTGTACTCCATCCGTGCTGGTGGCGGTGCCATCCCGTACCCCGATCCCGAAGATCTGCCGCCGCTCACCGCAGACCAGATCGGTATCGTAAGAGACCGTGTCGCAACGCAATTCGTCGGTGACCCGGACCAGGTGGTGAAGCGCCTGGAGGCGCTGCGGCGGGTCACGAACGCCGACGAACTGGTCATCACCTCGGTGACCCACCGTCACGAGGACCGGTTGCGGTCCCATGAGCTGATCGCACAGCGCTGGGGACTGTGA
- the fgd gene encoding glucose-6-phosphate dehydrogenase (coenzyme-F420) yields the protein MAELKLGYKASAEQFAPRELVELAVLAESAGMDSATVSDHFQPWRHEGGHAPFSLAWMTAVGERTQRLVLGTSVLTPTFRYNPAVIAQAFATMGCLYPGRIFLGVGTGEALNEIATGYAGEWPEFKERFARLRESVKLMRELWLGDRVDFDGEYYHTKGASIYDVPEGGIPVYIAAGGPVVAKYAGRAGDGFICTSGKGEELYAEKLIPAVKEGAAAAGRDADDIDRMIEIKISYDTDPEAALENTRFWAPLSLTAEQKHSIDDPIEMEKAADALPIEQVAKRWIVASDPDEAVEKVGQYVKWGLNHLVFHAPGHDQRRFLELFKRDLEPRLRKLA from the coding sequence GTGGCTGAGTTGAAACTAGGTTATAAGGCGTCGGCGGAGCAGTTTGCTCCGCGCGAATTGGTCGAGTTGGCGGTTCTGGCCGAGTCGGCAGGTATGGACAGTGCGACGGTCAGTGATCATTTCCAGCCCTGGCGGCATGAGGGCGGGCATGCGCCGTTCTCGTTGGCGTGGATGACCGCGGTCGGGGAGCGCACGCAGCGGTTGGTGTTGGGCACGTCGGTGTTGACACCGACGTTCCGCTACAACCCGGCGGTGATCGCCCAGGCGTTCGCGACGATGGGGTGTTTGTACCCGGGCCGGATCTTCCTGGGTGTGGGCACCGGTGAGGCGCTCAACGAGATCGCGACCGGCTATGCCGGGGAGTGGCCGGAGTTCAAGGAGCGGTTCGCGCGGTTACGCGAATCGGTGAAGTTGATGCGCGAGTTGTGGCTCGGCGACCGGGTCGATTTCGACGGCGAGTACTACCACACGAAGGGCGCGTCGATCTATGACGTGCCCGAGGGTGGGATCCCGGTGTACATCGCCGCCGGTGGGCCGGTGGTGGCCAAATACGCCGGCCGCGCCGGGGACGGGTTCATCTGCACCTCGGGCAAGGGTGAGGAACTGTACGCCGAGAAGCTGATCCCTGCGGTCAAGGAGGGTGCGGCGGCCGCCGGCCGCGATGCCGACGATATCGATCGGATGATCGAGATCAAGATCTCCTATGACACCGATCCGGAGGCGGCGTTGGAGAACACCAGGTTCTGGGCGCCGTTGTCGTTGACCGCCGAGCAGAAGCACTCGATCGATGATCCGATCGAGATGGAGAAGGCAGCCGATGCGTTGCCGATCGAGCAGGTCGCCAAGCGCTGGATCGTCGCCTCGGATCCGGACGAGGCGGTCGAAAAGGTCGGTCAGTACGTCAAATGGGGCCTGAACCACCTCGTGTTCCACGCCCCGGGCCACGACCAGCGGCGGTTCCTGGAGCTGTTCAAACGCGATCTGGAGCCCCGGTTGCGCAAGCTGGCCTGA